The Lutibacter profundi genome includes a region encoding these proteins:
- a CDS encoding TrmH family RNA methyltransferase yields MSLSKNQLKLITSLHQKKYRTVHNLFIAEGTKVVNEFLNSNFELEQLFCIDISNYKDVEKVTQISEGELKKISSLKKPNNVLGLFKIPLGDSFKNKGLILGLDEINDPGNLGVIIRLCDWFGVAQLICSLKTVDCYNSKVVQASMGSLTRVSIIYTNLELYLGNANLPKYASLMEGENVYKSIFPKNAILVMGNEANGISDSVLKHLTKSITIPRFGKLQQTESLNVATATAILLSEFKR; encoded by the coding sequence ATGAGTTTAAGCAAAAACCAACTAAAATTAATAACGAGTTTACATCAAAAAAAGTACCGAACTGTACATAATTTATTTATTGCTGAAGGAACTAAAGTTGTAAATGAGTTTTTAAACTCTAATTTTGAATTAGAACAATTGTTTTGTATTGATATTTCAAACTATAAAGATGTTGAAAAAGTAACTCAAATTTCTGAAGGAGAACTAAAAAAAATAAGTTCATTAAAAAAACCAAATAATGTTTTGGGGTTATTTAAAATTCCTTTAGGAGATTCTTTTAAAAATAAGGGTTTAATTTTAGGGTTAGATGAGATTAATGACCCTGGAAATTTGGGGGTAATTATAAGGTTATGTGATTGGTTTGGGGTAGCCCAACTTATATGTTCATTAAAAACGGTTGACTGTTATAATTCAAAAGTTGTTCAAGCATCAATGGGTTCTTTAACAAGAGTTTCTATAATTTATACAAATTTAGAATTGTATTTAGGTAACGCAAACTTACCTAAGTATGCATCATTAATGGAAGGAGAAAATGTTTATAAAAGTATTTTCCCTAAAAATGCAATTTTAGTAATGGGAAATGAAGCCAATGGGATTAGTGATTCAGTTTTAAAGCATTTAACTAAATCCATAACAATTCCTAGATTTGGGAAATTACAGCAAACAGAAAGTTTAAATGTGGCAACTGCTACAGCAATTCTATTGAGTGAATTTAAACGCTAA
- a CDS encoding porin family protein — protein sequence MKRFFITLILVFFFIGHTLAQKRDIVEYKQNWDKQKIFWGYFLGLNKKDFKITYKTPNSFIEVSPSIGFEVGLIGDLRLHKNISLRLEPGLSSNTKTLAFTHITGGAKDSIRKVNGTYLRIPLLLKFNTNRLNNMRSYVVGGISYDYNFSSNQNNTNDNFDGEFRAKKNNFTYEIGVGVDLYLPYFIFSPSIRGVFAINNELVRDTNPNSQWTGSIDYFGTRGVFIKFAFH from the coding sequence ATGAAACGGTTTTTTATCACACTAATTTTAGTTTTCTTTTTTATTGGACATACGTTAGCTCAAAAAAGAGATATTGTTGAATACAAGCAAAATTGGGATAAACAAAAAATATTTTGGGGTTATTTTTTAGGTTTAAACAAAAAAGATTTTAAAATAACATATAAAACTCCTAATTCCTTTATAGAGGTTAGCCCTTCAATAGGATTTGAAGTTGGGTTAATTGGCGACTTAAGATTGCATAAAAATATTAGTTTACGATTAGAGCCTGGGCTTTCAAGCAATACAAAAACATTAGCTTTTACCCATATTACAGGAGGAGCAAAAGATAGTATTCGAAAAGTTAATGGAACATATTTAAGAATTCCCTTATTACTTAAGTTCAATACAAATAGGTTAAATAATATGAGGTCGTACGTTGTTGGAGGAATTTCTTATGATTATAATTTTTCTAGCAACCAAAACAATACAAATGATAATTTTGATGGTGAATTTAGAGCTAAAAAAAATAATTTCACTTATGAAATAGGTGTAGGCGTAGATTTATACCTACCCTACTTCATATTTTCACCATCAATTAGAGGTGTTTTTGCTATAAATAATGAATTAGTTAGGGATACCAACCCCAATAGTCAATGGACGGGCTCTATTGATTATTTTGGTACAAGAGGTGTTTTCATCAAATTTGCTTTCCATTAA